TTTGTGATCATTTTCATTTATCCTTACAAAGTGGTTGTGACAAGATCTTAAAAAGGATGAATAGAAAATATACAACTCAGCAATATAGTCAAAATGTTGATACAATTAGAAAATATATGCCTAATGCTGGAATTACTACTGATATCATAGTTGGTTTTCCTGGAGAGACTGATGAGGATTTTAAAATCACTTGTGAATTTGCAAAAAAGATAGGTTTTTCAAAGATTCATGTATTCAAATATTCTCCTAGAAAGGGGACTCCAGCAGCTTCTTATAAAGAACAGGTGTTAAATAGCGTGAAGACTGAAAGAAGCAAAATTCTTACAGATATTGCTAGAGGATTAACTATGAAATTTTTAAATAAATTTATTAATTTAGAGGTAAATGTATTATTTGAACAAGCTTATGGTAATGATATTATTAAAGGACATACAAAAAATTATATTGAAGTAATAACAAAAGGAAATGTATCTAAATTACATAGTATTTATAATTTGAAGATAGATGCTATTGATGGAGAGATGTTGACAGGAACTATTATTGAATAGTAATAATTATTTTATAAATAAATAGGATTTAAAATGATTAGGATTATATAAAATCCAACAGACAACAAAATATTGAAGTTTATAGTAGAAATCTATATAAATAAAGGAATTTACAGATTATTTATAGAATATGATATATTGAATGTGTAAAAACCTTATGCAGGAACCCAAATTTTGATTTGGAGTAAAATAATTACTCCTACAAAGAAACATTAGGAGTTTTATTTAAAAGGAGGTGAGATATATGTCAGACTGTCTATTTTGTAAGATTATAAATGGCGAAATACCTTGTGATAAGGTGTTTGAAAATGAAAAAGTTCTTGCATTCAATGATATAGATCCGCAGGCTCCCGTACATATATTAGTTATACCTAAAGTGCATATAGAGTCTCTAAATGATATAAATCAAGATAATTGCGAAATTATTAAAGAAATACATCTTGT
The genomic region above belongs to Abyssisolibacter fermentans and contains:
- a CDS encoding histidine triad nucleotide-binding protein; amino-acid sequence: MSDCLFCKIINGEIPCDKVFENEKVLAFNDIDPQAPVHILVIPKVHIESLNDINQDNCEIIKEIHLVIKKIAKDLKIDRDGYRVITNCGELGGQSVKHLHYHVLGGRNLKWPPG